The sequence TCCTTGGCCTCCATGGAACATCTTTTGTAGGGTTTAAAGCCTGTTCGACGAGTCTTAAGCTTTCCTTGTCCAAGCCCTAAGGTTAACAGTCCCACGTTATTTTCTACAAATGGCGGATTTTTCTGCATTGGTTTATAGTTAGAACTGCATTTCTTGCTGTCAAGGTCTTCATTTCTGTCATCTATGGTTTGCTGGTTATCATTGGTGATGATGCCCATTTGGTCCTTATTCTTTAAAGCATGAGGAGGTGAAAAGCTTTGAGGCAACACCTCTCTGGAGAACAAAGCCTGAAAGGCTAGTTTCCCCTGAAAACAAGTAGAATGAGAAGAGTtgcaacatataaaaatattgtatcaaGATTTCATTAAGGTAACTGGGATACCTCTTCAGAGACCTCTTTCCAAGAATCAGTAAGGTTGCAAATGCTTCTACGACGATTACTAAACTCAAGGGCTAAATGGTTAGCATCGGGTGTTTCAGGCTCTTCCTTCCCTTTCTCATCCTTCCCTAGTGCATCAGTTTCCACATCGCTGCTTGAGGCTGTGTTGGAACCACACGAGGAACGGTCAACCTGTTTTCTGCCTTTCGTTTTGTTGGAATCAAGGTGCTCAGAAATTATTTCGTTCGTCTCATGATCGGTAGCCTTTGGTGAAGTATTTAACTTGGCATCTCCACTCTCAGAATCTGATGAAATGACAGCTAGTGATTTTGAAGCTGAATGTTGAGCTTGAGGAGCTTCCGAGTATTCTGGATGCATCATCTGATCATGCAGAGGAGGATTTTGTAGAGTACTCTTTTCTTGGTCTGCCTTTAGAGATGGTGTTTCAGCAGTATTCATTGATGCGACTGGAGTCACAGATGCAGGAGGACAAGCAAAAGCAGTATGAAGAGGAGCACACAAAGGAAGCAGTCCATGAGCTGCCCACCACGCAGTTGCAGCAGCCACAGTAGCAGCTGCAATAGCTGCAACGCTTGGAGGGGAACCAATTTGTCTAGATGTGAAACCTCCTTGAGAGCACCTAGGAGAATCTGCTGAAGTCTCTGGATTTGCATAGGGCCAAAATGTAGCAGCGAAACTTGCTGCAGCATGGGCTGCTGGGTTTTGCAGCAAGGTAGAGACAATAAGATTAGAAAATGTGGAAGACATGTGAAGAAATGATTGGTAATCGTCCTGGTTGTGTTGGGTGAAGGGAGGATACGGAAGAAATGATTGATGAGCAGAAGATCGTGCTGTGTTATTTTGACTTTCTCTTGTGTTCGATGGTGCTGAATTGGTGAAAAGATGTGGTTGCCCATTAGCCCCTCCTATTGGCTGAAACATGCAGTCTCGAAACAGCATATCTTGTGATGGATTTTGAGTACATGTTCCAAGGTTCCCGTCAACAACGTGCACAGTTACATGTCTAGGGTAATTCTGATTATTGCCTTGCATTCCTTCTATTGTTAATGCACTATCGAGACCATctgttttctcattttgaacCAATTTCATTTGTAAAGCATCAGAATTCTCTAACGTGGAGTTTTTACTAGTTCCATTTGCCTGTTTTCCATCATTGATCTCCAAATTCCCATTTTCAAGTTCAACAGTCAGAAATGATTCAGTTTTTTCATCTCGAGTTATCACCTCTTTCGCTGAAGTTGTAATCTCCTTGAATACGCATGAATTTCCCAGCGGCACTGACATAGATATTGAACTCCTGTTTGCTGAAGATAGAGAGGAACATGGTACCTCCTGGATAACTGTAAATACTTTTGAGCAGTTCTCATCCTTATTTTCCTTTACTGTTGTTGGCCCCTCGTCTAAATCATAAATCTAATAGAATAAGGAAAAGGCTGAATTATGTTACTGACCAAGgaagctgaaaaaaaaaatgtgtgaaattgaaatctatatataaaaaatattaacctcCGGAAGTGGTTCTTTTTCCAAGTCCAGTGCTTGGTTGTCATGTGAAGATTCGACTAAATTGAGCTTTCCATCCTTTGCTCCACTATGTAATGTTGCAGTACCAATTCTGGTCTTCCGAGGATAGGGATTGCTTGGTTTTCTTTTGGGCCGTGGAGGGGGAATATCTATATCAAGAGCTTGTCCAATTGGAACACCCTTTACAAGGGCTTCTTTCTCCAACTGGAAGTAAAAGTCCAAATGGTATTCTCAGCAAGTGAAGTTTCATATAAACCATTAAAAGCATTTACTGGAGTGTGATAGCGTTTGTTctaaagaattttcaaaatactCTTTGTATAATAGAAACGCATCAGTTTATTCAAGCACGAAAGCTTAGATAGGAAAGCATCCAGAAATATTGTTCAACGAAGTTGAGGACAAAAAATCAGCTGTGGATGTAATCAAGATGCATATGGATTTGATGGCCGCAAACTGATtgtagtttaaataaaaagatgtaTGTCAACATTAGTGTAATCCAAACATGTAGGAAGCTGTCGGCATTACAAAATCATAGCCCTATGAAAGTCCATGGTGGTAACAGTTCCCAAAATTTGCAGAAGGCAGCACTGTTAACTTGTGTGCGAACAGAACTTGACAGGTTTAGCTTGAATACTAACTTCAGATCTTAGGaacctattttcattttcaaagaaattaatttcCTATGTTCAAAATCAAAGTTCTTTTCTATTATGTTGGTGTTTAGAACTCCAGAGGAATCAGAGCCTTGGTGATTCTTAAACCACTACAAAATATCTGCATAGGAAGTTGGAGATGGTGTCAAACCATCTATATACGAAATTTCTGTTTCGAATTCcaagataaataaatagttCTACCTCTGGTTTAATTACAGTGGCCCTGGCTAATGAGACCAAAACCCAGTCCCAAGGGGTTGGTACAACCAATACGCTTCCTTCCCTTTTCCTTCACTATTTGCTTTACGTTCATACTTAAAGTTCcatatttagttttcttttcctttgatttttaacttttttcaatGGGATATATAATCTCttttcactaatttttttaGCAACTGGTGTATAGGATGATAATTGACACCGGATGTGAGTCCACTGCCCACGAAAGCCCTCTAACTATTCTCATGCAAGCCTTGCCAAACGAGAAATTGTTATCAAAGCCTATATCCCCACCTTGAGGTTGGACTTCATAGATGCCTAATCCTGTAAAATTAACGTTTCAGATGTCCTATCCCGAAGATATTATGGGAGTTTTAAGACTCATGATCCACATCAGTTAGGTAATGGTCAAAGACAAGTATTCTTCATAAGTGATTTGAGTAATCCGCACTTCTTCAGTTAGGCCTAGTTCattattcataaaacaaaatctaatGCACTTTATTTATCTATTGTAAAGTATGAAGAATAGGCTTGAATTGGCTAACGAAAGAGGCTGTGTGTTTCTCACGTAGCACATAAATATGCATATTAATGGCCTCTCTTGTCACACTTAAACTGATCACTCTTGTTTCTGTGGTGATCCACTATACTACCAGAGGACAGCAATGTATATGTGAAAGtaatattctataaaattatgtttaagcATTGGACTGGTTCTTTCGGCCATACAAAAAGGTATTTGAAGAAGTTTCTCTGTTCGAATGAAATTTATAGATTTCAGATTAGGTACAACAATCTTTATTTATAGACCTGTTATCGGGCCATTAAAGTACACATTTCTTCGACATCAATCGACTCTTCCCTTTCTTTAAAAGTGTGTGTGCATATTCCATTAATCTTTATATGCTTTAGCAGTTTTTCAGGAGATAAAATACTCTTTTTCCATTTATCACTTCTgcacataaacatgttttattcataatatgATGTCAAAGCTTGGTTTTGTTAATTCTTGAGCCCCACAAATAAGCATTCAAATTAAGCATTCTGGTTTTATTTATCGGGNTTGAGCTGCATAATGGTAATTAAATATGATGTCAAAGCTTGGTTTTGTTAATTCTTGAGCCCCACAAATAAGCATTCAAATTAAGCTTTCTGGTTTTTTTTATCGGGGTTGAGCTCATATATGAATTTGTACTAAACACTGTTCAATTCCATGTCAGTTCAGGCGTGAGTATTTGACTATAGGGGCACTTTAAACTGTTTACGCATGCCCCTGCGCTCAATCGCACACATTTAGTTGTATTTTTTCTGCCAGTCGGTCTAGTAGTCATAGCTTTGAGCAGTTTTATTCTGTGACAATAGCACAGTGAAATATTCACTAAAATAACCACAGTTAAATGGAAAAAAGAGCACAAATGATTGATGGGTTTCGGATGTTAGCATAACTGACATGTCAAAGTTTATAATGATGCTTAATATGatcttatttgaaaaaaaatggaggCTGGTTTGACCAAGATAATCAAATTGATCATCTTGCCAAACCAGCCCCCATATTGAAATGTGGAAATTCTTTTCCAAGGGAGAGGGATATAGAGCATTTACACATTTATTGTCCATCTTTGAACTAATAATAAGCAATAATATTTAGCTTTTAGCACTCAAATTATATAGACATTAAGCTCTTCCACAAATTAGCATGAGCAATATTGATATTCCGATAAATCGGATTGCTTAGCTATAAGATTGAAGACACTAATATAGAGGTCGTCTGGTCTTTCTGTATGACAACGCACGACAGCATCCCATAGCTAGACCTCCAGCCATCCTTTATTTCGaagaataaacttttctaatCATATATAGATCAATATCATGATGTATAACCTAACAACCCTAATTTCCTTAAAATCATCAAGTTCTTGAAGAATCCTTATAAATTAGGAAGGCAAATAATTGTTCTAGTGAATCTAATCTATGTGGCTGTTACTCCCATGATCCATAATCAAAAATTCTACTCCACTATCAACACATCATATTAGAGTTCCGTTCCAGTATCAAACAATTTACTGTGTCACGAAACTTCCCAGTTCCCAAAGTGGGTACTGCACTCTTGTCATGGTGATCAATCAACCTGTGTATTTCCTCTAAAATGTGTTCCTGAAAAAGAAAACCACCACCGTCTGCACCTATAGAAAGAAAATATCTTGCGAACTTCATATATAGAGACTCGAGTGACTCACAAAACTTCATCAAACAGATATATAGCTCTTGTCATCCACCtcaaagtaaaaacaaaattttatctcATACACATTGCTTTCTAAAGAGCAACACTGATGTATTTGACACACCATGGACTACCAACCACTATCTTCCCCCCACCCTCAAATTTTTGCACTCACTAACCGTGTCCCTTTCCAGTTCGTACCACTGAGCCACTTCCCTAAATATGGCTTGTCTAAACCTCTATACCATTTAGCTCTGGAATCTGCAATCTACATTGTGAATTTTGTAAGCAAATCTCGTATTATTGTAACATACTCCAGTGTTGAAGGCTCATCGCCTCTCGAAGGTTTAGGTGAGGGTAACTATGCAGCCCTCCCCTTACATATATCCAAGCAGAATGCTTCTACATTGAAGCCCGTGAGTAACTAGTCACCAATACCATAGTGCAAGGCTCACCCTCTCACAACATTTTACTAAAAGGGATTCTTTTGAATAAAGCAACGTTCCTAAATTACAAACAGTCTGAAAAATTTTTCCCAAATGTTTCACAGCTGAATTTGATTAAGGGTAATATACATTTCAACAAGTAGGCAAATTGGCCAGAATATCACAGTCTACCTTCCTTCAGTTCTGCTTCAATTCCACAAATTGACCAATATCTATTCAACCACTAATTGATGGTATTGCAAGTTGCCAAAAATTTTCAGGAAGCCCTAAAGATGCCAAGCATGAGTCAATTGAATTAGATTTTACATTCCTAATGTTGGGCATAACAAATCCATCCAAAGAAATAAAGTGAACACTAAACAGGAAAACACAAGAACCCTAAAGGCCTAATCCAACGAAATACCAAACTTAATTCTGTCTTGCCTTATGACTGAATCAAACTTTGCAAGTATCGGCATAAGTGCTTGTAGGCTACGATGCTTCTTCACC comes from Vigna radiata var. radiata cultivar VC1973A unplaced genomic scaffold, Vradiata_ver6 scaffold_215, whole genome shotgun sequence and encodes:
- the LOC106778180 gene encoding protein LHY, producing the protein MDAYSSGEEVVVKTRKPYTITKQRERWTEEEHNRFLEALKLHGRAWQRIEEHIGTKTAVQIRSHAQKFFTKLEKEALVKGVPIGQALDIDIPPPRPKRKPSNPYPRKTRIGTATLHSGAKDGKLNLVESSHDNQALDLEKEPLPEIYDLDEGPTTVKENKDENCSKVFTVIQEVPCSSLSSANRSSISMSVPLGNSCVFKEITTSAKEVITRDEKTESFLTVELENGNLEINDGKQANGTSKNSTLENSDALQMKLVQNEKTDGLDSALTIEGMQGNNQNYPRHVTVHVVDGNLGTCTQNPSQDMLFRDCMFQPIGGANGQPHLFTNSAPSNTRESQNNTARSSAHQSFLPYPPFTQHNQDDYQSFLHMSSTFSNLIVSTLLQNPAAHAAASFAATFWPYANPETSADSPRCSQGGFTSRQIGSPPSVAAIAAATVAAATAWWAAHGLLPLCAPLHTAFACPPASVTPVASMNTAETPSLKADQEKSTLQNPPLHDQMMHPEYSEAPQAQHSASKSLAVISSDSESGDAKLNTSPKATDHETNEIISEHLDSNKTKGRKQVDRSSCGSNTASSSDVETDALGKDEKGKEEPETPDANHLALEFSNRRRSICNLTDSWKEVSEEGKLAFQALFSREVLPQSFSPPHALKNKDQMGIITNDNQQTIDDRNEDLDSKKCSSNYKPMQKNPPFVENNVGLLTLGLGQGKLKTRRTGFKPYKRCSMEAKENRIGASNQGEEKGCKRIRLEGDTST